One genomic segment of candidate division KSB1 bacterium includes these proteins:
- a CDS encoding transposase yields the protein MMNGLVIWHRGNLDFSHNGLKFDVEEANGLDEVGTYIGSSRNDHLFPGTAGNYTAFTPYTNPNSNKQDGTRSGFALTCIKVNGSGASAYVTANAYLNFYTGTWSGNVTTNTAWGGTVTVTTNVTVNSGVTLTIDPGSVIQFQSGTSLTVNGKLIADSNDPTKRITFTGTTATPGFWNGIKINSGSSTNVSTLRRCDVQYATTGITITYTGNTNNITIDKCKVRNNSSFGLYVAGNGAGATVHPTLSNNTIASNNNSGIYLTNYAKPTITGNRIENNGYAGIEGISNTSYEAQQVGSGYQLAAKRNFWSGLTIADGLDGLRRAARDAFPPAKHQRCFVHKMRNVLDKIPHELHDAVQKALQKIYNAGSRADALSLKQAFVASYGQKYPKAVKSLNEAGNLLFSYFDFPEPHWKSIKSTKVIESMFAAVKLRSDAARRIRTPESALYSVFKLLTTQEQRLHEIRGYRRVAETIDALKHSQHLKSRNAA from the coding sequence ATGATGAATGGATTGGTGATTTGGCATCGTGGCAATTTAGATTTCAGCCATAACGGTTTGAAATTTGACGTCGAAGAGGCAAACGGTTTGGACGAAGTCGGAACGTACATCGGCAGCAGCAGAAACGATCATCTTTTTCCGGGAACTGCTGGCAATTACACGGCCTTTACGCCTTATACGAATCCGAATAGCAACAAACAAGACGGCACGCGCTCGGGCTTTGCTTTGACCTGCATCAAAGTCAATGGCAGCGGGGCAAGTGCGTATGTCACGGCCAATGCTTATCTTAATTTTTATACTGGAACATGGTCTGGAAACGTAACCACCAACACAGCGTGGGGCGGCACCGTAACCGTCACGACCAACGTCACGGTGAATAGCGGCGTGACATTGACTATCGATCCCGGCAGTGTCATTCAATTTCAATCCGGCACCAGTCTCACGGTCAACGGCAAACTCATTGCCGACAGCAACGATCCGACCAAGCGCATCACTTTCACCGGCACCACGGCCACGCCCGGTTTCTGGAACGGCATCAAAATCAATTCCGGCAGCAGCACGAATGTCAGCACGCTGCGCCGCTGCGACGTGCAGTATGCCACGACCGGCATCACCATCACGTATACCGGCAACACCAACAATATCACCATTGACAAATGCAAGGTCCGGAACAATTCCTCGTTTGGCCTCTACGTGGCGGGCAATGGCGCCGGCGCGACGGTGCATCCGACGCTCAGCAACAATACTATCGCCAGCAACAACAACAGCGGCATCTATCTGACCAATTACGCCAAACCCACCATCACCGGCAATCGCATCGAGAACAACGGCTATGCCGGCATCGAAGGCATCAGCAACACCAGTTACGAAGCCCAGCAAGTCGGCAGCGGTTATCAGCTCGCGGCCAAACGCAATTTTTGGAGCGGTTTGACCATCGCCGACGGCTTGGACGGCTTGCGCCGGGCGGCACGCGATGCGTTTCCGCCGGCGAAACACCAACGTTGTTTCGTTCACAAAATGCGCAACGTCTTGGATAAAATTCCGCACGAGTTGCATGATGCAGTTCAAAAGGCGTTGCAGAAGATTTATAACGCCGGCTCGCGCGCCGACGCCTTGAGTCTCAAACAAGCTTTTGTCGCCAGCTACGGTCAAAAGTATCCCAAAGCGGTGAAATCTCTCAACGAGGCCGGCAACCTGCTGTTTAGTTATTTTGATTTTCCCGAACCGCATTGGAAGAGCATTAAGTCCACCAAGGTGATCGAGTCCATGTTTGCGGCCGTTAAACTCCGCAGCGATGCCGCACGGCGCATTCGAACCCCTGAATCGGCGCTTTATTCGGTCTTCAAGCTTTTAACAACACAAGAGCAGCGTCTTCATGAAATTCGTGGCTATCGACGAGTTGCTGAAACGATTGATGCCTTAAAACATTCACAACACCTCAAGTCACGGAACGCCGCTTAA